From one Amphiura filiformis chromosome 13, Afil_fr2py, whole genome shotgun sequence genomic stretch:
- the LOC140167812 gene encoding E3 ubiquitin-protein ligase TRIM71-like: MRKLYEKDAKIPCTSCDNSDNQAFGRCVECNDFLCKKCMDIHKSLRILKHHHVFTLEELRSGKLTMHNLPEQEMCPKHKGEVLRFYCETCDEPMCRDCTVVDHPRPDHTQIDLKSAVEERHDKIVELFKQVELIPKAIDIATAEDEKTLKELKANEKKAISLYKKTVKKAETEFTQKMKQLVAKRSKEIEVHRDCLQFQKSRLCTSLEMTQQITQNGSEHDVATMYSSLSNTMQRMSKLNPKPVRKSMGKVEFIPNEDLDIVMSSIGSLSTFEQWALGKTIASGQFNMGRDIVSGKKYEIAVATFSSGHYVRLYDDDSTPKRQIQTSGAGGGDSRASNPWGLAIAQNGDYFVTDQNPFVKVFNAEGNFKHRFGVQNPNGNWSHSEGSQLYGIAIDTKGRVYVGSSNQYISTHNQNGTRISGFNLNLCPYFIAITTDDHIIASDHYLIQYAVHVYDTKGTQLHTFVTPPGGNFYPTGLCVVQDEVFVANYYGVPAVYRYSLTGDYIGILTKDVTAPWGIALKDDEEELLVCDNNSIKVFHRK; the protein is encoded by the coding sequence ATGAGAAAACTGTACGAGAAAGATGCCAAGATTCCATGTACCTCCTGTGATAATTCCGACAACCAGGCTTTTGGTCGCTGTGTAGAATGCAACGATTTCTTGTGTAAGAAATGCATGGATATTCATAAGTCATTGCGCATACTGAAACATCACCACGTGTTTACACTAGAAGAGCTCCGCTCGGGAAAGTTGACTATGCACAATCTGCCTGAACAGGAGATGTGTCCTAAGCACAAGGGTGAAGTTTTGCGGTTCTACTGCGAGACATGCGATGAACCCATGTGCAGAGATTGTACTGTTGTAGACCACCCGCGTCCTGACCATACACAGATAGACCTGAAGAGTGCGGTTGAAGAGAGACATGATAAAATCGTAGAGTTATTCAAGCAAGTTGAACTCATTCCCAAAGCTATCGATATTGCCACGGCGGAGGATGAGAAAACGCTGAAAGAATTGAAAGCGAACGAGAAGAAAGCCATCAGTCTGTACAAGAAAACAGTGAAGAAAGCAGAAACGGAATTTACACAGAAAATGAAACAATTAGTGGCAAAGAGAAGCAAGGAGATAGAAGTACACAGAGATTGCTTACAATTTCAGAAATCCCGTCTTTGTACATCATTGGAGATGACACAACAGATTACGCAGAATGGATCCGAGCATGATGTAGCTACAATGTATTCATCGCTCTCTAATACCATGCAACGAATGTCCAAATTGAATCCAAAACCTGTAAGAAAGTCCATGGGTAAAGTTGAATTCATACCAAACGAGGATCTTGATATTGTGATGAGCTCTATTGGTTCACTCAGTACTTTCGAGCAATGGGCTTTAGGAAAGACCATCGCATCGGGACAGTTCAATATGGGAAGAGACATCGTTTCCggcaaaaaatatgaaattgcgGTGGCTACATTCAGCAGTGGACATTACGTTCGACTTTATGATGACGACAGCACACCCAAACGACAAATACAAACCAGTGGTGCAGGTGGCGGCGATTCAAGAGCTTCGAATCCATGGGGTCTGGCGATCGCGCAAAATGGCGACTATTTCGTTACGGATCAAAATCCGTTTGTTAAAGTTTTCAATGCGGAGGGAAATTTCAAGCATAGGTTCGGTGTTCAGAATCCTAACGGCAACTGGTCACACAGTGAGGGTTCCCAATTGTACGGTATAGCCATTGACACCAAGGGACGCGTGTATGTCGGAAGTTCTAATCAGTACATTAGTACCCATAATCAAAATGGTACTCGCATATCTGGCTTCAATCTCAATCTATGTCCATACTTCATTGCTATCACTACAGATGATCACATAATTGCCAGCGATCATTATTTAATTCAATATGCCGTCCACGTGTACGACACCAAAGGCACTCAACTCCACACCTTCGTCACTCCACCAGGAGGTAACTTCTACCCTACAGGATTATGTGTGGTCCAAGATGAAGTCTTCGTCGCCAACTACTATGGAGTTCCTGCAGTTTACCGTTACTCTCTCACAGGTGACTATATTGGAATCCTGACTAAAGACGTCACAGCTCCCTGGGGAATAGCACTCAAAGACGACGAGGAAGAGCTTCTAGTCTGTGACAATAATTCCATCAAAGTATTTCACCGCAAATAG
- the LOC140167813 gene encoding E3 ubiquitin-protein ligase TRIM56-like — MADSKLLNLEGTVSNADLVQCGICHAAIDKPKALPCLHTFCLKCLTSWAQSSAKKHPDKYKDAVSCPTCREDFPLPKDGVKELRTNFFVSKLKERNEIMRNLHEKDAKIPCTSCDNSDNQAVGRCVECNDFLCKKFVDIHKSVRVLKQHHVLTLEELRTGKLIMHNLPEQEMCSKHKGEKLHEKDAKIPCTSCDNSDNQAFGRCVECNDFLCKKCLIFTSRCAY, encoded by the coding sequence ATGGCTGATTCAAAGCTACTAAACCTCGAAGGAACTGTTAGTAACGCCGATCTTGTTCAGTGCGGCATTTGCCATGCCGCTATTGACAAACCTAAGGCATTGCCGTGTCTTCATACATTCTGCTTGAAATGTCTCACAAGTTGGGCTCAAAGCTCTGCAAAGAAACACCCGGATAAATACAAGGACGCGGTCTCGTGCCCCACCTGTCGCGAGGACTTTCCGTTACCAAAAGATGGAGTGAAGGAACTCAGGACTAACTTTTTCGTCAGCAAATTGAAAGAACGCAATGAGATTATGAGAAACCTGCACGAGAAAGATGCCAAGATTCCATGTACCTCGTGTGATAATTCTGATAACCAGGCTGTTGGTCGATGTGTAGAATGCAACGATTTTTTGTGTAAGAAATTTGTGGACATTCACAAATCTGTGCGTGTATTGAAGCAACATCATGTGCTGACATTAGAAGAGCTGCGTACTGGAAAGTTGATTATGCACAATCTGCCAGAACAGGAGATGTGTTCGAAGCACAAGGGTGAGAAATTGCACGAGAAAGATGCCAAGATTCCATGTACCTCGTGTGATAATTCCGACAACCAGGCTTTTGGTCGCTGTGTAGAATGCAACGATTTTTTGTGTaagaaatgtttgatattcaCAAGTCGTTGCGCATACTGA